A single genomic interval of Helianthus annuus cultivar XRQ/B chromosome 6, HanXRQr2.0-SUNRISE, whole genome shotgun sequence harbors:
- the LOC110863870 gene encoding dnaJ-related protein rsp1 yields MVQSESDSKVNLIKQICDISNHANSCVHHDTFDSGPFIDWYILLQLEDNVNLDTIRKRYHKYALLLHPDKNKHPKAEFAFKLVSEAYACLSDEAKRLDFDVKRWKNLCRECIKTPQSRTKVKGPSSPSDRSRSKKISTRMKEVKARFMEEARVIEKCLKVNANVDLFDKEIPVFNPNNYVNQGYPHFRVGRRNELKNSKLLKKGFKFDNQEQRAKVKCDSPIFQCKPNRSSVKLQS; encoded by the exons ATGGTGCAATCTGAATCAGATTCAAAAGTCAATTTAATCAAACAGATATGTGACATATCAAACCATGCGAATTCATGTGTCCATCATGACACTTTCGACTCAGGCCCTTTCATTGATTGGTATATTCTTCTTCAA CTTGAGGATAATGTGAATCTTGATACAATCAGAAAAAGGTATCATAAATATG CCTTACTACTCCATCCTGATAAGAACAAACATCCCAAGGCTGAGTTCGCTTTTAAGCTCGTATCGGAG GCATATGCATGTCTCTCAGATGAAGCAAAACGATTAGACTTTGATGTCAAAAGATGGAAAAATCTCTGCAGGGAGTGCATCAAAACACCACAATCTAGAACCAAAGTGAAAGGGCCATCATCTCCTTCAGATAGATCAAGATCTAAGAAGATATCCACAAGAATGAAAGAAGTTAAAGCTAGATTTATGGAAGAAGCAAGAGTGATAGAAAAGTGTTTGAAAGTAAATGCAAATGTTGATCTTTTTGATAAAGAGATACCGGTTTTTAATCCAAATAATTATGTAAATCAAGGGTATCCTCACTTTCGAGTTGGGAGGCGCAACGAGCTCAAGAACTCTAAGTTGTTGAAGAAAGGATTCAAATTTGATAACCAGGAGCAACGTGCGAAAGTGAAATGTGATTCTCCAATATTTCAATGTAAACCAAATAGGTCATCAGTCAAACTTCAATCATAG
- the LOC110865047 gene encoding extensin-3-like — MEKPQVTEIKVRIDCNGCVQKIKKALHRIKGIEDIYIDIPQQKLTIIGSADPEKIVKAIKKTRKLATICSETQPSPPTEPPFEDEEPPSDPSNPPPTETVPTPEPTEPPKEPENPPQPEPEPAPQAQEPPSPQISRSKETEEVHLVHHYPPDHAHRHSHERASSMDHYSSPVYKHEPPQSIHVNHSYNTYKPTPYVTNYKYTRSPSQYSHYTQPEPPQQFTRYNTPEPPPQQTHYSTRQEPQHHYTHYNRPEPPPQQTHYTRPKSPQHYTHYSTPEPPPQQTHCTRPEPEPTPQQTQYTRPESPQHHYTHYNRPEPPPKQTHYTRAEPPQHYTHYSKPEPPPMQYTRYHRPKLPSQYTHYNGPEPSQSSYSNYGRLESPPHYTNYNGEYHSSRNGNGNVTSIFSDENPNACTIV; from the exons ATGGAG AAACCACAAGTTACAGAGATTAAGGTTCGAATTGACTGTAACGGGTGCGTTCAAAAAATCAAGAAGGCTCTACACCGCATTAAAG GCATAGAAGATATCTATATTGACATTCCTCAACAAAAACTGACGATAATCGGGTCCGCAGATCCTGAAAAAATTGTCAAGGccatcaagaaaacaagaaaactTGCAACCATTTGCTCAGAAACACAACCATCCCCTCCAACCGAACCACCATTCGAAGATGAGGAACCTCCTTCGGACCCTTCAAACCCACCTCCAACAGAAACAGTTCCAACACCCGAACCAACTGAACCACCCAAAGAACCAGAAAATCCACCTCAACCAGAACCCGAACCAGCACCACAAGCTCAAGAACCGCCATCACCACAAATTTCTCGATCAAAAGAAACTGAAGAGGTTCACCTTGTCCACCACTACCCACCTGACCATGCTCACAGACACAGTCATGAACGAGCATCATCGATGGATCATTACTCGAGTCCTGTATACAAACACGAGCCACCACAATCAATCCATGTGAACCACAGCTATAATACTTACAAGCCTACACCTTATGTCACAAATTATAAATACACCCGTTCACCTTCACAATATTCACATTACACCCAACCCGAACCACCACAACAATTCACACGTTACAACACACCCGAACCACCACCCCAACAAACACATTATAGTACCAGACAAGAACCACAACATCATTACACACATTACAACAGACCAGAACCACCTCCACAACAAACACATTATACCAGACCTAAATCACCACAACATTACACACATTACAGCACACCCGAACCACCGCCACAACAAACACATTGTACCAGACCAGAACCAGAACCAACACCCCAACAAACACAATATACCAGACCAGAATCACCACAACATCATTACACACATTACAACAGACCCGAACCACCTCCAAAACAAACACACTATACCAGAGCAGAACCACCACAACATTACACACATTACAGCAAACCAGAACCACCACCAATGCAATACACACGTTACCACAGACCCAAACTACCATCACAATACACACACTACAACGGACCAGAACCGTCACAGTCGTCGTACTCAAACTACGGCCGCTTAGAATCACCACCACACTACACTAATTACAATGGTGAGTATCACAGCAGTAGAAATGGGAATGGTAATGTTACTTCAATATTCAGTGATGAAAATCCAAATGCGTGTACAATTGTCTAG